From Larus michahellis chromosome 5, bLarMic1.1, whole genome shotgun sequence, the proteins below share one genomic window:
- the BMP3 gene encoding bone morphogenetic protein 3 isoform X2 has protein sequence MAHGTLFHSQGTWGSCPYLHDPAGVTTTVASAYWRTGKRHKGSPESQEMYVFNLTSLTESENVLSASVYYYIGDLLHAKWNCSQSRGCSCHGHRKPEIQIHLSVWTFPSVGNETRSLGHFLINVSSAYQDVLSWQWKDITQLLHEAKQNNELLITVKMDLTSHHPWKRAPSRYEPYILIYANDSAISEPESVVSSLQGHRHPLTRVFPRPENHGRSSLGKRRRKRSANVLLPLQNNELPGAEYQYNEDERWEDRKPYKTFQPRLAERAKSKKKQRKNHHQKSQTLQFDEQTLKKARRKQWNEPRYCARRYLKVDFADIGWSEWIISPKSFDAYYCSGECQFPIPKALKPSNHATIQSIVRAVGVVPGIPEPCCVPDKMSSLSILFFDENKNVVLKVYPNMTVESCACR, from the exons GGAGCCCTGAAAGCCAGGAGATGTACGTTTTTAACTTGACATCGCTCACCGAGTCTGAAAACGTCTTGTCGGCTTCCGTGTATTATTATATTGGTGATCTGCTGCACGCTAAGTGGAACTGTTCCCAGTCCAGAGGCTGTTCTTGTCATGGGCACAGGAAACCTGAAATTCAAATACATCTTTCAGTTTGGACTTTTCCTTCTGTTGGGAACGAGACCAGGAGCCTGGGACATTTCCTAATAAATGTCTCCTCCGCTTACCAGGATGTCCTTTCCTGGCAGTGGAAGGATATCACTCAGCTCCtgcatgaagcaaaacaaaacaatgaactGCTGATCACTGTCAAAATGGATCTGACCAGCCATCACCCTTGGAAGAGGGCACCTTCTCGCTATGAACCCTACATTCTCATTTATGCCAACGATTCTGCTATTTCGGAGCCGGAGAGTGTTGTCTCTAGTTTGCAAGGGCACCGTCATCCTCTGACAAGGGTATTTCCCAGGCCAGAAAACCACGGCAGGAGCAGCCTTGGGAAGCGGCGGCGAAAACGCTCCGCAAATGTCCTGTTGCCGTTGCAGAACAATGAGCTTCCAGGAGCCGAGTACCAGTACAATGAGGATGAGAGATGGGAAGACAGAAAACCCTACAAAACCTTCCAGCCACGGTTAGCAGAGAGGGCAAAGAGTAAGAAAAAGCAGCGGAAGAATCACCACCAGAAGAGCCAGACTCTCCAGTTCGACGAGCAGACGCTGAAGAAGGCGAGGAGGAAGCAGTGGAATGAGCCGAGGTATTGCGCCCGGCGCTATCTCAAGGTGGATTTTGCAGACATTGGCTGGAGCGAGTGGATTATTTCCCCTAAATCCTTCGACGCCTATTACTGCTCGGGGGAGTGCCAGTTCCCAATTCCAAAG GCCTTGAAGCCATCCAACCACGCCACCATCCAGAGCATCGTGAGAGCCGTCGGCGTCGTCCCGGGCATTCCCGAGCCCTGCTGCGTTCCTGACAAAATGTCTTCTCTTAGTATCTTATtctttgatgaaaataaaaacgTGGTTCTTAAGGTGTACCCCAACATGACAGTGGAATCCTGCGCGTGCAGATAA
- the BMP3 gene encoding bone morphogenetic protein 3 isoform X3, with protein sequence MPVWREQIAVKLPGSPESQEMYVFNLTSLTESENVLSASVYYYIGDLLHAKWNCSQSRGCSCHGHRKPEIQIHLSVWTFPSVGNETRSLGHFLINVSSAYQDVLSWQWKDITQLLHEAKQNNELLITVKMDLTSHHPWKRAPSRYEPYILIYANDSAISEPESVVSSLQGHRHPLTRVFPRPENHGRSSLGKRRRKRSANVLLPLQNNELPGAEYQYNEDERWEDRKPYKTFQPRLAERAKSKKKQRKNHHQKSQTLQFDEQTLKKARRKQWNEPRYCARRYLKVDFADIGWSEWIISPKSFDAYYCSGECQFPIPKALKPSNHATIQSIVRAVGVVPGIPEPCCVPDKMSSLSILFFDENKNVVLKVYPNMTVESCACR encoded by the exons GGAGCCCTGAAAGCCAGGAGATGTACGTTTTTAACTTGACATCGCTCACCGAGTCTGAAAACGTCTTGTCGGCTTCCGTGTATTATTATATTGGTGATCTGCTGCACGCTAAGTGGAACTGTTCCCAGTCCAGAGGCTGTTCTTGTCATGGGCACAGGAAACCTGAAATTCAAATACATCTTTCAGTTTGGACTTTTCCTTCTGTTGGGAACGAGACCAGGAGCCTGGGACATTTCCTAATAAATGTCTCCTCCGCTTACCAGGATGTCCTTTCCTGGCAGTGGAAGGATATCACTCAGCTCCtgcatgaagcaaaacaaaacaatgaactGCTGATCACTGTCAAAATGGATCTGACCAGCCATCACCCTTGGAAGAGGGCACCTTCTCGCTATGAACCCTACATTCTCATTTATGCCAACGATTCTGCTATTTCGGAGCCGGAGAGTGTTGTCTCTAGTTTGCAAGGGCACCGTCATCCTCTGACAAGGGTATTTCCCAGGCCAGAAAACCACGGCAGGAGCAGCCTTGGGAAGCGGCGGCGAAAACGCTCCGCAAATGTCCTGTTGCCGTTGCAGAACAATGAGCTTCCAGGAGCCGAGTACCAGTACAATGAGGATGAGAGATGGGAAGACAGAAAACCCTACAAAACCTTCCAGCCACGGTTAGCAGAGAGGGCAAAGAGTAAGAAAAAGCAGCGGAAGAATCACCACCAGAAGAGCCAGACTCTCCAGTTCGACGAGCAGACGCTGAAGAAGGCGAGGAGGAAGCAGTGGAATGAGCCGAGGTATTGCGCCCGGCGCTATCTCAAGGTGGATTTTGCAGACATTGGCTGGAGCGAGTGGATTATTTCCCCTAAATCCTTCGACGCCTATTACTGCTCGGGGGAGTGCCAGTTCCCAATTCCAAAG GCCTTGAAGCCATCCAACCACGCCACCATCCAGAGCATCGTGAGAGCCGTCGGCGTCGTCCCGGGCATTCCCGAGCCCTGCTGCGTTCCTGACAAAATGTCTTCTCTTAGTATCTTATtctttgatgaaaataaaaacgTGGTTCTTAAGGTGTACCCCAACATGACAGTGGAATCCTGCGCGTGCAGATAA